A single region of the Streptomyces sp. NBC_00236 genome encodes:
- a CDS encoding SDR family NAD(P)-dependent oxidoreductase — protein sequence MTTFALVGAGPGLGLAAARRFGTAGHRVALLSRSAQHQDNLAAELARENIHARGFTADVLDPASLTEALREAADTLGPIEILQFSPVPRSDFMKPVLDTSAADLDDPLSFSVRGPLTCVNTVLPGMRELGRGTLLFVNGSSAVRPNTNVAGTSIAFAAESAYAAMLHTALAPENIHAAQLIVPGATSSDSVASSPEALAERLYALHTDRDGFRHYAEPMPDPQDGTP from the coding sequence GTGACCACCTTCGCTCTCGTCGGCGCCGGCCCCGGCCTGGGGCTGGCCGCCGCCCGTCGCTTCGGCACAGCGGGCCACCGTGTTGCCCTCCTCTCGCGCAGCGCCCAGCACCAGGACAACTTGGCAGCCGAGCTGGCGAGGGAGAACATCCACGCCCGCGGCTTCACCGCCGACGTCCTCGACCCCGCCTCCCTCACCGAGGCCCTGCGCGAAGCCGCGGACACACTGGGCCCTATCGAGATCCTCCAGTTCAGTCCGGTGCCCCGCAGCGACTTCATGAAGCCTGTCCTCGATACCAGCGCGGCCGACCTGGACGACCCGCTGAGCTTCTCCGTCAGAGGGCCGCTCACCTGCGTGAACACGGTTCTGCCCGGCATGCGGGAGCTCGGGCGGGGCACGCTGTTGTTCGTCAACGGCTCCAGCGCGGTACGCCCGAACACCAATGTCGCCGGCACCTCGATCGCGTTCGCCGCCGAGAGCGCCTATGCGGCGATGCTCCACACCGCGCTCGCCCCGGAGAACATCCACGCCGCGCAGCTCATCGTCCCCGGCGCGACCAGCTCCGACTCCGTGGCCTCCAGCCCCGAGGCACTGGCCGAGCGGCTGTACGCCCTGCACACCGATCGCGACGGGTTCCGCCACTACGCCGAGCCCATGCCCGACCCGCAGGACGGCACCCCATGA
- a CDS encoding (R)-mandelonitrile lyase: MQITRSSIDTRKGPADWFTGDVYIDAIAAAPAPSRVTASLVHFMPGARTHWHRHPLGQTVFVTEGIGLCQRRGGPVEVIRPGDRVLFEADEEHWHGAAPNRLMVHLAINEGDDTHDVVHWLTPVTDEEYATAPAVG; encoded by the coding sequence GTGCAGATCACCCGCAGCTCGATCGACACCCGCAAGGGGCCGGCGGACTGGTTCACCGGCGATGTATACATCGACGCCATCGCCGCGGCCCCTGCCCCGTCCCGAGTCACTGCGTCCCTGGTGCACTTCATGCCCGGCGCCCGCACCCACTGGCACCGCCACCCGCTGGGCCAGACCGTCTTCGTCACCGAAGGGATCGGCCTGTGCCAGCGTCGGGGTGGGCCGGTGGAAGTCATCCGGCCCGGCGACCGCGTCCTGTTCGAGGCCGACGAGGAGCACTGGCACGGCGCGGCCCCGAACCGGCTGATGGTCCACCTGGCCATCAACGAGGGCGATGACACCCACGACGTCGTGCACTGGCTGACCCCGGTTACCGACGAGGAGTACGCCACCGCCCCGGCCGTCGGCTGA
- a CDS encoding zinc-dependent alcohol dehydrogenase family protein — translation MRGAVIHAPGDIRFETLEDPKIEHPTDAIIRTAVTCVCGSDLWPYRGAEPTEHAHPMGHEYVGFVEEVGSQVTSVKPGQFVVGSFATSDNTCANCRNGFQSSCLNREFMSTCQADYVRIPNAQGTLVATDGIPGEQFWPGLLAVSDVMGTGWWAADAAEVKPGSTAVVVGDGAVGLCAVIAARELGAERIIAMSRHESRQKLAREFGATDIVAERGEEGVARIKEMTGGIGADSVLECVGTAQSMQQALHSARPGGNVGFVGVPHEVALDGQELFFSHVGLRGGPAPVRRYLPDLIDRVLAGSIDPGKVFDLALPLDQVAEGYKAMDERRAIKTLLAP, via the coding sequence ATGCGCGGCGCAGTGATCCACGCCCCCGGCGACATCCGCTTCGAGACCCTGGAGGATCCGAAGATCGAGCATCCGACGGATGCGATCATCCGCACGGCCGTGACCTGTGTGTGCGGGTCGGACCTGTGGCCGTACCGCGGTGCGGAGCCCACCGAGCACGCCCACCCCATGGGCCACGAGTACGTCGGATTCGTGGAGGAGGTCGGGTCACAGGTGACCTCGGTCAAGCCGGGCCAGTTCGTGGTCGGCTCGTTCGCGACCTCTGACAACACTTGCGCGAACTGCCGCAACGGGTTCCAGTCGAGCTGTCTGAACCGTGAATTCATGTCCACCTGCCAGGCCGACTATGTGCGGATCCCGAACGCGCAGGGCACCCTGGTGGCCACCGACGGGATCCCCGGCGAACAGTTCTGGCCCGGGCTGCTGGCCGTCTCGGATGTGATGGGCACCGGCTGGTGGGCCGCCGACGCCGCCGAAGTCAAGCCCGGCTCGACCGCCGTGGTGGTCGGCGACGGCGCGGTCGGCCTGTGTGCGGTGATCGCCGCCAGGGAACTAGGGGCGGAGCGGATCATCGCGATGTCCCGCCACGAGAGCCGGCAGAAGCTGGCCCGCGAGTTCGGTGCGACCGACATCGTCGCCGAGCGCGGCGAGGAAGGTGTGGCCCGTATCAAGGAGATGACCGGCGGGATCGGCGCGGACAGCGTCCTGGAGTGCGTGGGCACCGCCCAGTCCATGCAGCAGGCCCTGCACTCCGCCCGGCCAGGTGGCAACGTCGGATTCGTCGGCGTCCCGCACGAGGTCGCTCTCGACGGGCAGGAGCTGTTCTTCTCTCACGTCGGCCTGCGCGGCGGCCCCGCCCCCGTACGCCGCTACCTGCCCGACCTCATCGACCGCGTCCTTGCCGGCTCCATCGACCCGGGCAAGGTCTTCGACCTCGCCCTCCCCCTCGACCAGGTCGCGGAGGGCTACAAGGCGATGGATGAACGCCGCGCCATCAAGACGCTCCTCGCCCCCTGA
- a CDS encoding helix-turn-helix transcriptional regulator: protein MDNREEVREFLTSRRAKITPGQAGLPSGPRRRVPGLRRSEVAALADMSVEYYSKLERGNLAGVSPAVLEALARALRLDDAERAHLLNLARAADGSDALTRPRRRAATRQWTPHRSLQWTLDAITAGPAFVRNGRMDVLAANQLFRAFYSDLYTAPDNQLNLARFTFLDPAARRFYPDWDAFADITVAIVRTEAGRNPHDKDLHDLVGELSTRSDAFRTRWGAHNVRHHGTGTKHFHHHAVGDLALAFEGLEMAAAPGLSLTIYTAEPGSPSEEGLRLLATWAATREADPDAERSTIS, encoded by the coding sequence ATGGACAACCGCGAGGAGGTCCGCGAGTTCCTCACCTCGCGGCGCGCCAAGATCACCCCCGGCCAGGCTGGACTGCCCTCCGGACCCCGACGCCGTGTGCCGGGCCTGCGCCGCAGCGAGGTCGCGGCCCTGGCCGACATGAGCGTCGAGTACTACTCCAAACTGGAACGCGGCAACCTCGCCGGGGTCTCCCCGGCCGTTCTGGAGGCCCTCGCCCGCGCACTGCGGCTCGACGACGCAGAACGCGCCCACCTGCTGAACCTGGCCCGGGCCGCCGACGGCTCCGATGCCCTCACCCGCCCCCGTCGCCGTGCCGCCACCCGGCAGTGGACACCACACCGCAGCCTGCAATGGACCCTGGATGCGATCACCGCCGGACCGGCATTCGTCCGCAACGGCCGGATGGACGTCCTCGCCGCCAACCAGCTCTTCCGTGCCTTCTACAGCGACCTCTACACCGCGCCCGACAACCAGCTGAACCTGGCCCGCTTCACGTTCCTCGACCCAGCCGCCCGACGCTTCTACCCCGACTGGGACGCCTTCGCCGACATCACCGTCGCCATCGTGCGTACGGAAGCCGGCCGCAACCCGCACGACAAGGACCTCCACGACCTGGTCGGGGAGCTGTCCACCCGCAGTGACGCCTTCCGTACCCGGTGGGGTGCGCACAACGTCCGCCACCACGGCACCGGCACCAAGCACTTCCACCACCACGCCGTCGGCGACCTCGCTCTCGCCTTCGAGGGCCTGGAGATGGCCGCCGCCCCCGGCCTCTCCCTCACCATCTACACCGCCGAGCCCGGCTCGCCATCCGAAGAAGGTCTGCGCCTCCTCGCCACCTGGGCCGCCACCCGGGAAGCCGACCCGGACGCCGAACGGTCAACGATCAGCTGA
- a CDS encoding lipase has product MAAVCCGALLIGPAVAGATTPAVAAVSEQRAQHEESGRGTLVSAEKLYALASPQAAAAELRTAGFGDDTVRHGVVAYRLIYRTVDAKGRPTTASGLFAVPLGTERHLRAVSFAHGTGSHKDDSPSMRRAVFHSAPVIAHAAAGAAAVAPDYLGLGKGPGLHPWMDIGSETTASLDMLRAARAFAPRTGHVLDREVLVTGFSQGASAALGLGRALEAGEDRWFGLGALAPVSGAYDFGGAELPALVAGTLDEKSGVVYAAYTLVAFNRLHSIYDRPADVFRGTYAHTVEDLFDGAHTGLELMQGIPDSLDELLTEHGLALLTHPTGGLAAALRTTDAVCTDWRPRAPLRLYMATGDEQATTENTEHCRAALARNGVHVPVVDLGEVDYRESRHLGSNVAATTAIVRWFGELRRR; this is encoded by the coding sequence GTGGCGGCAGTCTGCTGCGGCGCGCTGCTGATCGGTCCGGCCGTCGCCGGAGCCACCACGCCGGCCGTCGCCGCCGTCTCCGAACAGCGTGCGCAGCACGAGGAGTCCGGCCGGGGGACGCTGGTCTCCGCGGAGAAGCTGTACGCGCTCGCGAGCCCGCAAGCCGCGGCTGCCGAACTGCGTACCGCCGGGTTCGGGGACGACACGGTACGCCACGGAGTGGTCGCGTACCGGCTGATCTACCGGACGGTCGACGCGAAGGGACGACCCACTACGGCCAGCGGGCTGTTCGCGGTGCCGCTCGGCACGGAACGCCACCTGCGGGCGGTCTCCTTCGCGCACGGCACCGGCTCCCACAAGGACGACTCGCCGTCCATGCGGCGAGCCGTGTTCCACTCGGCGCCCGTGATCGCACACGCGGCGGCCGGTGCCGCCGCAGTCGCGCCCGACTATCTGGGGCTGGGCAAGGGACCCGGCCTGCACCCGTGGATGGACATCGGCTCCGAGACCACCGCCTCGCTGGACATGCTGCGGGCCGCCCGCGCCTTCGCGCCCCGTACCGGACACGTACTGGATCGCGAGGTCCTGGTCACCGGCTTCTCACAGGGGGCGTCGGCCGCGCTGGGGCTGGGCAGGGCTCTGGAGGCGGGCGAGGACCGCTGGTTCGGGCTGGGCGCGCTGGCTCCGGTCAGCGGGGCGTACGACTTCGGCGGTGCGGAGTTGCCCGCGCTGGTCGCGGGCACGCTGGATGAGAAGTCCGGTGTGGTGTACGCGGCGTACACGCTGGTGGCGTTCAACCGGCTGCATTCCATCTATGACCGGCCCGCCGACGTCTTCCGGGGTACCTACGCGCACACCGTCGAGGATCTCTTCGACGGGGCCCACACGGGGCTGGAACTGATGCAGGGGATCCCGGACTCGCTGGACGAACTGCTGACGGAGCACGGCCTCGCCCTGCTCACACACCCGACCGGGGGACTGGCGGCAGCCCTGCGTACGACCGACGCCGTGTGCACCGACTGGAGGCCCCGCGCTCCGCTCCGGCTCTACATGGCGACGGGGGACGAGCAGGCCACCACGGAGAACACGGAGCACTGCCGGGCGGCTCTGGCGCGAAACGGCGTACACGTCCCGGTCGTCGATCTGGGAGAAGTCGACTACCGGGAGTCGCGCCACCTGGGATCCAACGTCGCTGCCACGACGGCGATCGTGAGGTGGTTCGGCGAGCTGCGCCGGCGGTGA
- a CDS encoding GNAT family N-acetyltransferase has translation MTIDVRPASDFEDVRALLGPKSPDANVCWCLSYRIPSRLNNELRGPVRGEYVAELCRGKLPPGVLAHDGDEPVGWAAVAPRSATTFARSRRIPHVDDLPVWSLWCIRVRPGHRKQGISHALIAGAVAFARANGAPAIEAYPVDNGDVRVDLTMAYAGIRKNFERAGFTHAADTTSVLAGHPRVLMRLGLR, from the coding sequence ATGACCATTGACGTTCGCCCGGCATCGGACTTCGAGGATGTCCGTGCGCTCCTCGGCCCGAAGTCACCCGACGCCAACGTGTGCTGGTGCCTGAGCTACCGGATCCCGTCCCGGCTCAACAACGAACTGCGCGGTCCGGTGCGCGGTGAGTACGTCGCCGAGTTGTGCCGGGGGAAGCTCCCGCCCGGAGTTCTCGCGCACGACGGCGACGAGCCGGTCGGCTGGGCCGCCGTGGCGCCGCGCTCCGCGACCACGTTCGCACGCAGCCGCAGGATTCCGCACGTCGACGACCTTCCCGTCTGGTCGCTGTGGTGCATCCGCGTGCGCCCCGGTCATCGGAAGCAGGGGATCTCGCACGCCCTCATCGCCGGCGCCGTCGCGTTCGCCCGCGCCAACGGCGCGCCGGCGATCGAGGCCTACCCGGTCGACAACGGTGACGTCAGGGTCGACCTGACGATGGCGTACGCCGGGATCCGGAAGAACTTCGAACGCGCCGGGTTCACCCATGCCGCCGACACCACGTCCGTACTGGCCGGGCATCCCCGGGTGCTGATGCGCCTCGGCCTGCGCTGA
- a CDS encoding GNAT family N-acetyltransferase, whose translation MKITVRPAAENDLPALLALYGELNPDDAPLPPASAHDVWQRITRQRGRTVLVADAADTLAGTADCLVMPNLTRGGRAILFVENVVVAGTAQRRGVGRRLMDAAVHLAAAEGCYKVQLLAADDAYVHTFYEACGFDAAAQGFRRYIS comes from the coding sequence ATGAAGATCACCGTGCGGCCGGCGGCCGAGAACGACCTGCCGGCACTGCTGGCCCTCTACGGCGAACTGAACCCGGACGATGCCCCGCTGCCCCCGGCGTCCGCGCACGACGTGTGGCAACGGATCACGCGGCAGCGCGGACGCACCGTCCTGGTGGCCGACGCCGCCGACACCCTTGCCGGCACGGCGGACTGCCTGGTCATGCCGAACCTCACCCGGGGTGGCCGGGCCATCCTGTTCGTGGAGAACGTCGTGGTGGCGGGCACCGCTCAACGGCGCGGCGTCGGCCGCCGGCTGATGGACGCGGCCGTCCACCTCGCCGCGGCGGAAGGCTGCTACAAGGTGCAACTGCTGGCCGCGGACGACGCGTACGTCCACACCTTCTACGAAGCGTGTGGCTTCGACGCCGCGGCGCAGGGATTCCGCCGCTACATTTCCTGA
- a CDS encoding ATP-binding protein has translation MQAAVTVTPARIPELLLGLATVRPVFLWGAPGIGKSSLVRKFAESLGMECVSLLGTQLAPEDLIGVPQIRDGRSVFCPPEAIARDEPYCLFLDELNAATPDVQKAFYSLILDRRIGSYELPAGSVVIGAGNRATDNALARPIASALVNRLTHVHLRASPADWLVWAGENGIHPWVTDYLVDRPDHLWSQPPKSEEAFSTPRSWHMLSDALHSFGPDIDEETLKVIVHGTLTPAHAVSFCGYAKIVRHSFGIEAILKGDASWPARIEDRDLLYYLAEAFRGRLVKELPRRKEHVSASMRQTAYRAKSLLVHLAEISVEVAQTVIADDADGQPVLPAWFLVEAARDMPRLVEARR, from the coding sequence GTGCAGGCCGCCGTCACCGTCACTCCCGCCCGGATCCCCGAACTGCTGCTGGGGCTCGCGACCGTGCGGCCCGTGTTCCTCTGGGGAGCGCCCGGCATCGGGAAGTCGTCGCTCGTGCGGAAGTTCGCCGAATCGCTGGGAATGGAGTGCGTCAGCCTCCTCGGGACGCAGCTCGCACCGGAGGACCTGATCGGCGTGCCGCAGATCCGCGACGGGCGCTCCGTGTTCTGCCCGCCGGAGGCCATCGCCCGCGACGAGCCCTACTGCCTCTTCCTCGACGAGCTCAACGCCGCCACCCCCGACGTCCAGAAGGCGTTCTACTCACTGATCCTGGACCGGCGGATCGGATCGTACGAGCTGCCCGCCGGCTCCGTCGTCATCGGCGCCGGCAACCGTGCCACGGACAACGCGCTGGCAAGGCCCATCGCGTCCGCGCTGGTCAACCGCCTCACCCACGTCCATCTGCGGGCCTCGCCGGCGGACTGGCTGGTGTGGGCGGGGGAGAACGGTATCCATCCGTGGGTGACGGACTACCTCGTCGACCGCCCCGACCACCTCTGGTCCCAGCCGCCCAAGAGCGAGGAAGCCTTCTCCACGCCCCGGTCCTGGCACATGCTCTCCGACGCGCTGCACTCCTTCGGGCCGGACATCGACGAGGAGACGCTGAAGGTCATCGTGCACGGCACGCTCACCCCCGCCCACGCCGTCTCGTTCTGCGGGTACGCGAAGATCGTGCGCCACTCCTTCGGCATCGAGGCGATCCTGAAGGGCGACGCATCCTGGCCCGCCCGGATCGAGGACCGTGACCTGCTGTACTACCTGGCCGAGGCGTTCCGCGGACGGCTCGTGAAGGAGCTGCCCCGGCGCAAGGAACACGTCTCGGCGTCGATGCGGCAGACCGCCTACCGGGCCAAGTCGCTGCTCGTGCACCTCGCCGAGATCTCCGTCGAGGTCGCGCAGACCGTCATCGCGGACGACGCCGACGGCCAGCCGGTGCTGCCCGCCTGGTTCCTCGTCGAAGCCGCACGCGACATGCCCCGGCTGGTCGAGGCCAGGCGATGA